GATGCTGACGAAGTAATCCTTACAGATATCTATAGTGCTGGGGAAACGCCATTAGATTTACCTTCTCCTGAGGAACTAGCTAAGACAATTTCTTTATCTTCTCATGTTTGCTGTACCTATGTTCCTTATGATAATGTTGTAGAGTATTTAAAACGGGAAATCCGGGTGCATGATGTCTGTGTGTCTTTAGGAGCAGGGAATATTTATGCTGTAGGAAATGCTTTAAAGGATTTTGAACCTAGAAAACTATCTGTTGGGATGGTTTGTGGCGGGCAATCTTGCGAACACGATATCTCTTTATTATCCGCAAGAAATGTTATTCAGTATCTTTCCTCAGAATATTATGACGTGCAGTATTTCGTTATCAATCGTCAGGGATTATGGTCGAAAGTATCGAATCTTGATGAAGAAAGTCATTGCGAGAGGACAGGTCATCATGTGCTATCTTCAGAAATTACCGAGACTTTAGTTGGTTTAGATTTTATTCTTCCAATTTTACATGGTCCTTGTGGGGAAGATGGTACGCTTCAAGGATTCCTAGAAATTATTGATAAGCCTTATGGAGGGCCATCATTGCTCTTTTCGGCTATCAGTATGGATAAGATTATGACGAAACGCCTTGCAGCCTCTGTAGGGATCCCCGTGGTTCCTTATCAGCCGTTAACTTTACATGCTTGGAAACGGACGCCAGAATTATGTATGCACAAGATTTTGGAAGCTTTTACTTTCCCTATGTTTGTGAAAACAGCTCATTTGGGATCAAGTATTGGCGTGTTTGAAGTTCATAATGAAACAGAACTGAAATCAAAAATATCTGAAGCATTTCTATACGATACTGACGTGTTTATTGAAGAGAACCGTTTAGGATCTCGAGAAATCGAAGTATCCTGCCTTGGGGATGCATGCAGCTGTTATTATATTTCTGAACCACACGAACGTCGTGGATCAAAAGGCTTTATTGATTACGAAGAGAAATACGGATTAAATGGTAAATCTAGTGCTAAAATACAATATGATCTAAATCTTTCTGAAGAGTCTAAAACACGAGTAAAAGAACTTACAGAACGTATGTATCGTGTTATCCAAGGTAGAGGATCTTGTAGAATCGATTTCTTTTTAGATAAAGAAGGAAACTTTTGGCTTTCTGAAATGAATCCTATTCCCGGAATGACAGAATCTAGTCCGTTTCTACATGATTTTGTTCGCTTGGGATGGACGTTTGAACAAGTCGTGCATCAACTAGTTATATCGGGATTACATAAGTTTGATCAGAAGAAGAAAGTCAGCAGCACTTTTGACAAGCAATGCTTCTTATTAACCGCGAAGAGCTAAAAACTCCGCGAAGGGGTTTTTAGCTATTGCCAAACTCTATTTATGAAATGTAGAAAAGTAGTGAATGTTATTCAGAATGGTGATTATGACTGCATTTGTGATGCGCTGAAGATGCTTCTATATCTTCCTCATCAGCTGAACAGCAGTTGCCTCGGCCACAACATTGATGGGCCGTTCCTGAGTCATCAGAGTTGCTTGAATCAAGACAAAAACCGCTAGAAGCATCCTCGTCTTCGTCAACAGATTCTCTGCTTCCTTCGGGTTGAATCAAGTCGATTTGTATCTTCTTTTTTAATCTCGCGCACACACGTCTAAGAATAGTTCTTAGTGCGTGTATGGTATTTCCTCGTCTACCTATGATCTTCCCTATATCATCGGGAGCCACACGTATCTCTAGTTTTATAGATTCACCTGACTCATCCTGAATAGAACGAATTTCCACAGCTTCAGGATCAGCAACTAAATTCTTTACAATATATGCTACAAACTCTTCCATAAAATCCAAATTAAATTGAGATGTGGAAAAAAAGAATAAGACACTTATGTATCCTTCAAAGTTCCG
This DNA window, taken from Chlamydia sp. 04-14, encodes the following:
- a CDS encoding bifunctional UDP-N-acetylmuramate--L-alanine ligase/D-alanine--D-alanine ligase, whose translation is MDRKIHYHFIGIGGIGMSALAHILLDRGYSVSGSDLNQGAIVDKLIAKGATYFRGHQESHVPQDCTIVYGSGIAKDNVEYKEALRKQLPILHRAELLALLMQEKTSILVSGSHGKTTVSSLITAIFQTAKKDPSYAIGGLNSLCLNGYSGTSEYFIAEADESDGSLKHYLPKVAVVTNLDNEHLSNFEGSKEKLALTIEEFSRKVDNPNLCFYNGDCPELKGRISGTSYGFSQDCNLHICSHRQEGWRSIFSLSFLGKEYLDIDLNLIGKHNIANAAVATGIALTFGIEESSIREALKGFSGVQRRMERKNTSERFLFLEDYAHHPSEISCTLRALRDAVGLRRIVAICQPHRFSRLQYCLEEFFNAFQDADEVILTDIYSAGETPLDLPSPEELAKTISLSSHVCCTYVPYDNVVEYLKREIRVHDVCVSLGAGNIYAVGNALKDFEPRKLSVGMVCGGQSCEHDISLLSARNVIQYLSSEYYDVQYFVINRQGLWSKVSNLDEESHCERTGHHVLSSEITETLVGLDFILPILHGPCGEDGTLQGFLEIIDKPYGGPSLLFSAISMDKIMTKRLAASVGIPVVPYQPLTLHAWKRTPELCMHKILEAFTFPMFVKTAHLGSSIGVFEVHNETELKSKISEAFLYDTDVFIEENRLGSREIEVSCLGDACSCYYISEPHERRGSKGFIDYEEKYGLNGKSSAKIQYDLNLSEESKTRVKELTERMYRVIQGRGSCRIDFFLDKEGNFWLSEMNPIPGMTESSPFLHDFVRLGWTFEQVVHQLVISGLHKFDQKKKVSSTFDKQCFLLTAKS
- a CDS encoding KH domain-containing protein, which produces MEEFVAYIVKNLVADPEAVEIRSIQDESGESIKLEIRVAPDDIGKIIGRRGNTIHALRTILRRVCARLKKKIQIDLIQPEGSRESVDEDEDASSGFCLDSSNSDDSGTAHQCCGRGNCCSADEEDIEASSAHHKCSHNHHSE